Proteins found in one Synechococcus sp. LA31 genomic segment:
- the ilvA gene encoding threonine ammonia-lyase, biosynthetic, with translation MSATGTVPMLQRILRARVYDVAIESPLDPAPNLSRRLENTVLLKREDLQPVFSFKLRGAYNKMAGLSRAELERGVIAASAGNHAQGVALGAQKLGCRAVIVMPVTTPEMKVRAVAARGAEVVLHGDNYDAACSEAYRLAAERGLSFIHPFDDPDVIAGQGTIGLEILRQCSAPPDAIYVAVGGGGLIAGIATYVKALWPQVEVIGVEPVDADAMTRSLALGERVKLEQVGLFADGVAVREVGEQTFELARRHVDAMVTVDTDAICAAIKDVFEDTRSILEPAGALAVAGMKADVSRRGLKGRTLVAVACGANMNFDRLRFVAERTEISEDREAMLAVEIPERAGSLREFCILLGDRNLTEFSYRLADPGRAHIFVGVQTSGSRDEQDLIHDLQAAGFPCLDLSNDELSKLHLRHMVGGRMPAAAAEACSLTRELLYRFEFPERPGALMRFLTSLHPNWNISIFHYRNHGADVGRIVVGVQVPPQELNDWQRFLDGLGYQYVDETENPAYRLFLGEVAGTVGVG, from the coding sequence ATGAGCGCTACCGGCACGGTGCCGATGCTGCAGCGCATCCTGCGGGCCCGCGTCTACGACGTGGCCATTGAATCGCCCCTCGATCCAGCGCCGAACCTCTCACGACGCCTGGAGAACACGGTTCTGCTGAAACGGGAAGACCTGCAGCCGGTGTTCAGTTTCAAACTGCGGGGTGCTTACAACAAGATGGCCGGCCTCAGCCGCGCAGAACTGGAGCGCGGTGTGATCGCTGCCAGTGCGGGCAACCACGCCCAGGGCGTGGCCCTCGGAGCGCAGAAGCTGGGCTGCAGGGCTGTGATCGTGATGCCGGTCACCACACCAGAGATGAAGGTGCGTGCCGTGGCCGCCCGAGGCGCTGAGGTGGTGCTGCACGGAGACAACTACGACGCGGCGTGCAGCGAGGCCTATCGCCTCGCCGCCGAACGGGGCCTCAGCTTCATCCACCCCTTTGACGATCCAGACGTGATTGCCGGTCAGGGCACCATCGGCCTGGAAATCCTGCGGCAGTGCTCCGCGCCGCCCGATGCGATTTACGTCGCCGTGGGAGGGGGTGGGCTGATCGCCGGGATCGCCACCTATGTGAAGGCGCTATGGCCCCAGGTGGAGGTGATCGGCGTCGAGCCCGTGGATGCCGACGCCATGACACGCTCGCTTGCCCTAGGGGAGCGAGTGAAGCTTGAGCAGGTGGGCTTGTTTGCCGACGGTGTGGCCGTGCGGGAGGTCGGTGAGCAAACGTTCGAGCTGGCTCGCCGCCATGTGGACGCGATGGTCACGGTGGACACCGATGCCATCTGTGCCGCCATCAAGGATGTGTTTGAAGACACCCGCTCGATCTTGGAGCCAGCTGGTGCCCTAGCCGTGGCCGGTATGAAGGCAGATGTGAGCCGACGAGGACTCAAGGGGCGCACGTTGGTGGCGGTGGCCTGCGGCGCCAACATGAACTTTGATCGACTGCGCTTTGTGGCTGAGCGCACGGAGATCAGCGAAGACCGAGAAGCCATGCTGGCGGTAGAGATCCCTGAACGGGCGGGCAGCCTGCGCGAGTTCTGCATCCTGCTGGGAGACCGCAACCTCACCGAATTCAGCTACCGACTGGCCGATCCAGGGCGTGCCCACATCTTCGTGGGCGTACAAACCAGCGGCAGCCGCGATGAACAGGATCTGATCCATGACCTCCAGGCCGCCGGCTTCCCCTGCCTCGACCTTTCCAACGACGAACTCTCCAAACTGCATCTGCGTCATATGGTGGGCGGCCGCATGCCCGCTGCCGCTGCTGAGGCCTGCAGCCTCACCAGAGAGCTGCTCTATCGCTTCGAGTTTCCCGAGCGACCCGGGGCGCTGATGCGCTTTCTGACGAGCCTGCACCCCAACTGGAATATCAGCATCTTTCACTACCGCAACCACGGCGCTGATGTAGGGCGCATCGTGGTGGGTGTGCAGGTGCCACCCCAAGAACTCAACGACTGGCAGCGTTTCCTTGACGGTCTGGGCTACCAATACGTGGATGAAACCGAGAACCCCGCCTACCGCCTGTTCCTAGGCGAGGTGGCCGGCACCGTGGGGGTGGGATAA
- the pyk gene encoding pyruvate kinase gives MALPDLTRRTKIVATIGPATESPEQLRRLIEAGATTFRLNFSHGDHSEHAARIRTIRQVAEEMGAHIGILQDLQGPKIRLGRFSAGPITVAQGDRFTLTSRDVACGQEIATVTYDRLADEVLSGSRILLDDGRVEMVVDRVDKSDQTLYCTVTVGGVLSNNKGVNFPDVQLSIRALTDKDRTDLAFGLEQNVDWVALSFVRNPSDMEEIKALIASHGHNTPVVAKIEKFEAIDQIDAILPLCDGVMVARGDLGVEMPAEEVPLLQKELIRKCNGLGIPVITATQMLDSMVSCPRPTRAEVSDVANAILDGTDAVMLSNESAVGDFPVEAVATMSQIARRIERDYPRRANDGQLASTIPNAISHAVSSIARQLEAAAILPLTKSGATARNVSKFRPSTPILAITSEKKVASQLQLVWGVHPLLVDDADSATASFNRAMEMAADQALLREGDLVIQTAGTVADVSGSTDLVKVSIVGKGTVLDPTIM, from the coding sequence ATGGCCCTGCCCGATCTCACGCGTCGCACCAAGATCGTGGCCACCATCGGCCCTGCCACCGAGTCACCGGAGCAGTTGCGGCGTCTGATCGAAGCTGGCGCCACCACCTTCCGGCTCAACTTCTCGCACGGCGATCACAGCGAACACGCAGCACGTATTCGCACGATCCGCCAGGTCGCTGAAGAGATGGGTGCACACATCGGCATCCTTCAAGACCTACAAGGTCCCAAGATCCGTTTGGGCCGCTTCAGCGCCGGGCCGATCACTGTGGCCCAGGGTGATCGCTTCACCCTCACCTCGCGCGATGTGGCGTGTGGCCAGGAGATCGCCACCGTTACCTACGACAGGCTCGCCGACGAGGTGCTCAGCGGCAGCCGCATCCTGCTCGACGACGGCCGGGTGGAGATGGTGGTCGACCGGGTCGACAAGAGCGATCAGACCCTCTATTGCACGGTCACCGTGGGGGGGGTGCTCTCCAACAACAAAGGGGTGAACTTCCCCGATGTGCAGCTCTCGATCCGTGCCCTTACCGACAAAGACCGCACGGATCTGGCGTTCGGTCTGGAGCAAAACGTGGACTGGGTGGCCCTGAGTTTCGTGCGGAATCCCTCCGACATGGAGGAGATCAAGGCTCTGATCGCCTCCCATGGCCACAACACGCCGGTGGTGGCGAAAATCGAGAAGTTCGAAGCCATCGATCAGATCGACGCGATCCTGCCCTTATGCGATGGGGTGATGGTGGCCCGTGGCGACTTGGGCGTGGAGATGCCGGCCGAGGAAGTGCCGTTGCTCCAGAAGGAACTGATCCGCAAATGCAACGGCCTGGGCATTCCAGTGATCACCGCCACCCAGATGCTGGACTCGATGGTGAGCTGCCCCCGTCCCACCCGCGCTGAGGTGAGCGATGTGGCCAATGCCATCCTCGATGGCACCGATGCGGTGATGCTGTCGAACGAGAGCGCCGTGGGGGACTTCCCGGTGGAAGCCGTGGCCACCATGAGCCAGATCGCCCGCCGCATCGAGCGTGACTATCCACGCCGGGCCAACGACGGCCAACTGGCCTCAACGATTCCCAACGCCATCAGCCACGCGGTGAGCTCGATCGCACGTCAGCTCGAGGCTGCAGCGATCTTGCCGCTCACCAAAAGCGGAGCCACCGCTCGCAACGTGAGCAAGTTTCGCCCCAGCACGCCGATCCTGGCGATCACCAGTGAAAAGAAGGTGGCCTCACAGCTGCAACTCGTTTGGGGTGTCCACCCGCTCCTGGTGGACGATGCCGACAGCGCTACCGCCAGCTTCAACCGTGCCATGGAAATGGCAGCCGATCAGGCACTGCTGCGCGAGGGCGACCTGGTGATTCAGACCGCCGGTACGGTGGCCGACGTGAGCGGCTCCACCGATCTTGTGAAAGTGAGCATCGTGGGCAAAGGCACCGTGCTCGATCCCACCATCATGTAG
- a CDS encoding YggT family protein has product MAPLVGDLIGVLAQTLSIYTLILLVRVLLSWFPNLDWGNPVLSTVSAVTDPYLNAFRGLIPPLGGLDLSAILAFLALQLIQSLLEQSRGFFYPGFY; this is encoded by the coding sequence ATGGCACCACTGGTCGGAGATCTGATCGGCGTTCTTGCGCAGACCCTCTCCATCTACACCTTGATCCTTTTGGTACGGGTGCTGCTGAGTTGGTTTCCCAACCTCGATTGGGGCAATCCAGTGCTCTCCACGGTGAGTGCCGTCACCGATCCGTATCTAAACGCCTTCCGCGGCCTCATTCCCCCACTTGGGGGCCTCGATCTCTCGGCGATCCTGGCCTTCCTGGCCCTGCAACTGATCCAGAGCTTGCTTGAGCAAAGCCGCGGCTTCTTCTACCCAGGTTTTTACTGA
- the scpB gene encoding SMC-Scp complex subunit ScpB → MDDTTQNQQDLSLPARLEAILYLKGRSMTLGELAEIAAISRDQVEIGLITLMADYAHRDTALEIRQEGQRYSLQLRDGLGELVQNLLPVDLSTAALRTLATIALKKRILQSDLVELRGSGAYDHIKELLAQNFIERKRQSEGRSYWLSLSEKFHRTFSIKTDELKPRPKPVEVELKVDQAA, encoded by the coding sequence ATGGACGACACAACCCAGAACCAGCAGGACCTCTCCCTGCCTGCCCGCCTAGAGGCGATCCTCTATCTCAAGGGTCGCTCGATGACGCTGGGCGAGCTGGCTGAGATCGCCGCGATCAGCCGCGATCAGGTGGAGATTGGCCTCATCACCCTGATGGCGGATTACGCCCATCGCGATACCGCCCTGGAGATCCGCCAGGAGGGTCAGCGCTACAGCCTGCAGCTCCGTGATGGTCTGGGCGAGCTTGTGCAGAACCTGCTGCCGGTGGATCTCTCCACCGCTGCCCTGCGCACCCTGGCCACCATTGCCCTCAAGAAACGCATCCTCCAGTCGGATCTGGTGGAGCTACGGGGCTCGGGTGCGTACGACCACATCAAAGAGCTGCTGGCGCAGAACTTCATCGAACGCAAACGCCAAAGTGAAGGCCGTTCCTACTGGCTGAGCCTCAGCGAGAAGTTCCATCGCACCTTCTCGATCAAAACCGATGAGCTCAAGCCAAGGCCCAAGCCCGTGGAGGTGGAGCTGAAGGTTGATCAGGCCGCTTGA
- a CDS encoding DUF1830 domain-containing protein, with protein sequence MIKVPFGHLPLAQLTCGYRNSSDRMVIVRCIGREEFFLERVVFPFELLSFMAPAESMVQIWTHGLGGPELRESIPVEELCVETPEPMDVPRSISGLTGSVQEWQQAS encoded by the coding sequence TTGATAAAGGTCCCTTTCGGTCACCTTCCCTTGGCGCAGCTCACCTGTGGCTATCGCAACAGCAGCGATCGGATGGTGATCGTGCGCTGCATTGGTCGTGAGGAGTTCTTCCTCGAGCGCGTGGTGTTTCCGTTTGAGCTGCTGAGTTTTATGGCACCGGCTGAGTCGATGGTGCAGATCTGGACCCATGGTCTCGGCGGCCCCGAGCTACGTGAGAGCATCCCGGTGGAAGAGCTATGCGTGGAAACGCCCGAGCCGATGGACGTTCCCCGATCGATCTCAGGGCTGACTGGGTCGGTGCAGGAATGGCAGCAAGCCTCCTGA
- a CDS encoding NAD(P)/FAD-dependent oxidoreductase — MSDTAFSEPVQACDVLIAGAGPSGLLLARLLAQSGVSVLVVDPLRDLSHAAFSSAALPQEAIQHFRLPAQVQAAPWRGWQLLGPGQREAREWLSEQPLGAVLDFGALRQWLARVASDQGVQLQLGWRVQGWKAIGDGALVRLRGPAGAQRESRCRWLVDATGQRRALIGEPSAKAGGLVTGEGVEWLLQVPPLLWHHWAERLSFMLGSAWVPQGYGWVFPMAPGQLKLGVCRLHDHRHRQPPLHALITNLRRRLELEASTVLDRHGGLIRSTIRRREAHQQGPLLGLGDAVSTGNLLGGEGIRHAMASSEELAPLLLQALAGDLQALASYAPRLRRRLGWRWSLSGRLARRTWLGLNSASGDRRLQRLLQGLEAGSSAEDLSTLLFHYRFERYGVKALPYLLGWR; from the coding sequence GTGTCTGATACAGCCTTCTCAGAGCCAGTTCAAGCCTGCGATGTGCTGATCGCCGGCGCTGGCCCCTCCGGCCTCCTACTGGCTCGGCTGCTCGCTCAATCCGGCGTGTCGGTGCTGGTGGTGGATCCGCTGCGGGATCTCAGCCATGCAGCCTTCAGTAGCGCGGCCCTTCCCCAGGAGGCTATTCAGCATTTTCGGTTGCCCGCTCAGGTTCAGGCAGCACCCTGGCGGGGGTGGCAGTTGTTGGGCCCTGGTCAACGCGAAGCCCGTGAATGGTTGAGCGAGCAGCCCCTTGGGGCCGTGTTGGATTTCGGTGCACTGCGCCAATGGCTTGCCCGTGTTGCGTCGGATCAAGGGGTGCAGCTGCAGCTGGGGTGGCGCGTGCAGGGCTGGAAGGCCATCGGTGATGGTGCACTTGTGCGCTTGCGGGGACCTGCTGGCGCCCAACGCGAGAGTCGTTGTCGTTGGCTGGTGGATGCCACCGGCCAGCGACGAGCCCTGATCGGTGAGCCATCTGCGAAAGCCGGTGGTTTGGTCACAGGCGAGGGCGTGGAGTGGCTCCTTCAGGTGCCGCCATTGCTTTGGCATCACTGGGCCGAGCGCCTCAGTTTCATGTTGGGCAGTGCGTGGGTGCCCCAGGGGTATGGCTGGGTGTTCCCGATGGCCCCAGGCCAGCTCAAACTGGGTGTGTGCCGTTTGCATGATCACCGCCACCGGCAGCCGCCACTACATGCGTTGATCACAAACCTGCGCCGACGGCTCGAGCTTGAGGCGTCCACTGTTCTGGATCGCCATGGCGGTCTGATTCGCAGCACGATTCGCCGCCGTGAAGCTCATCAACAGGGCCCGCTTCTTGGTCTCGGGGATGCCGTGAGCACCGGTAATCTGCTCGGCGGTGAGGGAATTCGCCATGCCATGGCCAGCAGTGAGGAGCTAGCTCCTCTGTTGCTGCAAGCCTTGGCGGGGGATCTGCAAGCCCTGGCCAGTTATGCACCGCGGTTGAGACGGCGGCTGGGCTGGCGCTGGTCGCTGAGCGGCCGTCTGGCCCGCCGCACGTGGCTGGGTCTGAACAGCGCTTCAGGTGATCGACGTTTGCAGCGATTGCTGCAGGGCTTGGAGGCTGGTAGCAGTGCCGAGGATCTCTCGACACTGCTGTTTCACTATCGCTTTGAGCGTTATGGCGTTAAAGCCCTGCCGTATCTCTTGGGCTGGCGCTGA
- a CDS encoding ABC transporter permease: MAAKLAMGETVGMALATLRSNRLRSLLTMLGIVIGNASVITLVGVGRGAQNLAEGQLNTLGANVLFVVPGNNDSRRQGIDFPKTLVLEDAEAIAEQVPSVKRVVPQITLSAVLQAGSKSSSATVSGVTPDFLAVRRFEVARGRFIDQRDLDGARNVVVVGPDLRDKLLPIGPAVGQQIRIRDQSFEVIGVMAPKGAVFGQNQDEAAYIPLSTMVSKLSGRDPTYGVSLNFISVEAKDEASTGAAKFQITNLLRQRHNILREDDFAVRSQKDALSIVGTITGGLTLMLGAIGAISLLVGGIGIMNIMLVSVSERTSEIGLRKAIGARSSDVLTQFLVEALVLSSLGGVIGSALGLSAVAAVATFTPLPAAIGGVSVLITVGLSGSIGLVFGVLPARRASRLDPITALRSL; the protein is encoded by the coding sequence ATGGCCGCAAAGCTCGCCATGGGCGAAACCGTTGGAATGGCTCTGGCCACCCTGCGGTCTAATCGGTTGCGCTCCCTGCTCACGATGCTGGGCATCGTGATTGGAAATGCATCAGTGATCACCCTGGTGGGCGTAGGCCGGGGAGCGCAGAACCTGGCCGAGGGCCAACTCAACACCCTCGGCGCCAATGTGTTGTTCGTGGTGCCAGGCAACAACGACAGCCGCCGCCAGGGAATCGACTTTCCCAAAACTCTGGTGTTGGAAGACGCAGAGGCGATTGCCGAGCAGGTGCCCAGCGTGAAGCGCGTGGTGCCTCAGATCACCCTCAGCGCCGTGCTGCAGGCAGGCTCGAAGAGTTCGAGCGCAACCGTTTCGGGTGTTACTCCGGATTTCCTCGCCGTGCGCCGCTTTGAGGTTGCCCGAGGCCGATTCATCGATCAGCGCGATCTCGATGGCGCCCGCAACGTGGTGGTGGTGGGGCCTGACCTGCGCGACAAGCTGCTGCCGATCGGGCCCGCCGTGGGGCAGCAGATCCGTATCCGAGATCAGAGCTTCGAGGTGATCGGCGTGATGGCCCCCAAAGGCGCAGTGTTTGGCCAAAACCAGGATGAAGCTGCCTACATCCCGCTTTCCACGATGGTGAGCAAGCTGTCTGGCCGTGATCCCACCTACGGCGTGAGCCTCAATTTCATCAGTGTGGAAGCGAAGGATGAAGCCAGCACCGGCGCCGCGAAGTTTCAGATCACCAACTTGCTGCGGCAGCGGCACAACATCCTGCGGGAAGACGACTTCGCAGTGCGCTCCCAGAAAGATGCACTCTCCATTGTGGGCACGATCACCGGTGGCCTCACCCTGATGCTGGGGGCCATCGGGGCGATTTCCCTGCTGGTGGGTGGCATCGGGATCATGAACATCATGTTGGTGTCTGTGAGTGAGCGCACCTCAGAGATCGGCCTGCGCAAGGCCATCGGTGCCCGCAGCAGCGATGTGCTGACGCAGTTTCTGGTGGAGGCTCTGGTGCTCTCCAGCCTCGGCGGTGTGATTGGCAGTGCGCTGGGTCTCTCGGCCGTTGCGGCGGTGGCTACCTTCACTCCTCTGCCTGCCGCCATCGGCGGTGTGAGCGTGCTGATCACCGTGGGGCTTTCGGGTTCAATCGGGCTCGTGTTTGGTGTGCTGCCGGCCCGGCGGGCCTCACGCCTCGATCCGATCACGGCCCTGCGCAGCCTGTGA
- the dxs gene encoding 1-deoxy-D-xylulose-5-phosphate synthase has product MHLSELTHPNQLHGLSLAELEGIARQIRERHLEVVSTSGGHLGPGLGVVELTLALYQTLDLDHDRVVWDVGHQAYPHKLITGRYNDFHTLRQKDGVAGYLKRSESSFDHFGAGHASTSISAALGMALARDQRGEDFKCVAVIGDGSLTGGMALEAINHAGHLPSTRLLVVLNDNDMSISPPVGALSTHLNRMRHSKPLQFLQDNAEEAIKHLPFLHGELPTELKNLKESMKRLAVPKLGAVFEELGFTYMGPVDGHDIAGMIDVFQQAHAHEGPVLVHVATTKGKGYAYAEEDQVGYHAQSAFDLATGKAYPSSKPKPPSYSKVFGQTLVKICEQDPRVVGITAAMATGTGLDLLEKARPHQYFDVGIAEQHAVTMAAGMACEGLRPICAIYSTFLQRAYDQLIHDVGIQNLPVTFVLDRAGIVGADGPTHQGQYDISYLRSVPNFTVMAPKDEAELQRMMVTCLQHSGPTALRIPRGEGEGAVLMEEGWEPLDIGRGELLADGDDLLIVAYGAMVYPAMATAGLLQEQGVRAAVINARFLRPLDQALILPMAKRIGRVVTMEEGCLPGGFGAAVVETLNDHDVLVPVYRIGIPDQLVDHATPAQSKQALGLTPPQMADGIMKRFASLRRQAVGV; this is encoded by the coding sequence ATGCATCTCAGCGAGCTGACGCATCCGAATCAGCTGCATGGCCTAAGCCTCGCTGAACTCGAGGGCATCGCTCGCCAGATTCGTGAGCGCCACTTGGAAGTGGTGAGCACCAGTGGTGGTCACCTCGGTCCTGGCCTCGGTGTGGTGGAGCTCACCCTGGCGCTGTACCAAACCCTCGATCTCGATCACGACCGTGTGGTGTGGGATGTGGGCCACCAGGCGTATCCCCACAAACTGATCACTGGCCGCTACAACGATTTCCACACCCTCCGCCAGAAGGATGGTGTGGCGGGCTATCTCAAGCGTTCCGAGAGCTCCTTCGACCACTTCGGTGCCGGGCATGCCAGCACGTCGATCTCGGCGGCCCTCGGGATGGCCCTAGCCCGCGATCAGCGCGGCGAGGATTTCAAGTGTGTGGCGGTGATCGGTGATGGGTCCCTCACTGGTGGCATGGCGCTTGAGGCCATCAACCATGCCGGTCACTTGCCCAGTACGCGTCTGTTGGTCGTGCTCAACGACAACGACATGTCGATCAGCCCACCAGTTGGGGCCCTGAGCACCCACCTGAATCGAATGCGGCACAGCAAGCCACTTCAGTTTCTCCAGGACAACGCTGAGGAGGCGATCAAGCACCTGCCATTCCTCCACGGAGAGCTGCCGACCGAGCTGAAGAACCTCAAGGAGAGCATGAAGCGTCTGGCGGTTCCCAAGTTGGGTGCCGTGTTCGAGGAGCTGGGCTTCACCTACATGGGGCCTGTCGATGGCCACGACATCGCAGGCATGATCGATGTGTTCCAGCAGGCCCATGCCCACGAGGGCCCAGTGCTGGTCCATGTCGCCACCACCAAGGGCAAGGGCTATGCCTACGCCGAGGAGGATCAGGTTGGCTACCACGCCCAGAGTGCGTTCGATCTCGCCACGGGCAAGGCCTATCCCTCCAGTAAGCCGAAGCCTCCCAGTTACAGCAAGGTGTTTGGCCAGACGCTCGTGAAGATCTGCGAGCAGGACCCCCGTGTGGTCGGCATCACGGCGGCCATGGCCACTGGCACTGGTCTGGATTTGCTGGAGAAAGCACGGCCCCATCAGTATTTCGATGTGGGCATTGCTGAGCAGCACGCCGTCACCATGGCTGCAGGGATGGCCTGTGAGGGTCTGCGCCCGATCTGTGCCATCTACAGCACCTTTCTCCAGCGTGCATACGACCAACTCATCCACGACGTGGGCATTCAAAATCTGCCCGTGACCTTTGTGCTGGATCGCGCCGGCATCGTGGGCGCCGATGGCCCGACCCACCAGGGCCAATACGACATCAGCTACCTGCGCTCTGTGCCCAACTTCACAGTGATGGCACCGAAGGATGAAGCCGAGCTGCAGCGCATGATGGTGACCTGTCTTCAGCACAGTGGACCTACAGCCCTGCGCATCCCCCGTGGTGAGGGCGAAGGTGCCGTCTTGATGGAGGAGGGCTGGGAACCACTCGACATCGGCCGCGGTGAGCTGCTGGCCGATGGCGACGATCTTTTGATCGTGGCCTATGGCGCCATGGTGTACCCGGCAATGGCTACTGCTGGCCTGCTGCAGGAGCAAGGTGTTCGGGCGGCCGTGATCAATGCCCGTTTCCTGCGCCCCCTTGACCAAGCCTTGATCCTTCCCATGGCCAAGCGCATCGGGCGGGTGGTGACCATGGAGGAGGGGTGCCTGCCTGGTGGCTTCGGTGCTGCTGTGGTTGAAACGCTCAACGACCACGACGTGTTGGTGCCCGTGTATCGCATTGGTATCCCCGATCAGCTGGTGGATCACGCCACTCCCGCTCAAAGCAAGCAGGCGCTTGGGCTTACTCCGCCCCAGATGGCGGACGGCATCATGAAGCGCTTCGCCTCCCTACGCCGCCAGGCTGTGGGTGTCTGA
- a CDS encoding nucleoside triphosphate pyrophosphohydrolase family protein: MDLNAYQQGARHTARYPDVGSNPIYPTLGLCGEAGEVADKVKKVLRDQGGAFNAEVREALKLELGDVLWYMAQLSSELGFELSEIAEANLNKLASRAARNVIGGSGDHR, from the coding sequence ATGGATCTCAACGCCTATCAGCAGGGTGCCCGCCACACAGCCCGTTATCCAGATGTTGGCTCCAATCCCATCTACCCAACCCTGGGGTTGTGCGGGGAGGCAGGCGAGGTGGCTGACAAGGTGAAGAAGGTGCTGCGGGATCAGGGGGGCGCCTTCAACGCGGAGGTGCGCGAAGCGCTCAAATTGGAATTGGGCGATGTGCTGTGGTATATGGCCCAGTTGTCGTCTGAGCTGGGCTTTGAGCTCTCAGAGATCGCAGAGGCCAATCTCAACAAGCTGGCTAGCCGCGCCGCCCGTAACGTGATTGGTGGTAGCGGCGACCATCGCTAA